The Agelaius phoeniceus isolate bAgePho1 chromosome 26, bAgePho1.hap1, whole genome shotgun sequence genome has a window encoding:
- the CNTD1 gene encoding cyclin N-terminal domain-containing protein 1 isoform X2, whose protein sequence is MGTQVPLGGRGRDSGPVFSGVAPEIIEDTLIHLAKENEQYLSELPEQAGCFKETRIVEFIFLLSEKWHLDQSTRYQAVELLERFMIKQVEQMCDDRGSTQGQRSSWSSVRDQITNTFVLRLVSCVQLASKLSLHYSRVTSDTALTFLQSIKYSYTKQELLESELAVLNTLHFHINVSTPLAYVELLLEVLGYNGCLLPAKPLHQLCVQLLDLCYLTRETIYDTLLKIAIENSTPSKLQIAKFLTVKEDFMLLAVGVISTGVFILSPGRWEQAVEHLNCITGITPQSILEFSYAVVRRIVGSTTPKQHRATKSPQDRIPLQK, encoded by the exons ATGGGGACTCAGGTGCCCCTGGGAGGCCGGGGCCGTGACTCAGGGCCCGTGTTCAGTGGGGTTGCTCCTGAAATTATCGAGGACACCCTGATCCACTTGGCCAAGGAGAACGAGCAGTACCTGAGCGAGCTGCCCGAGCAGGCTGGGTGTTTCAAAGAGACGCGGATCGTGG AATTTATATTCCTTTTGTCTGAAAAATGGCACTTGGACCAGTCCACACGGTACCAGGCAGTGGAGTTACTTGAACG GTTCATGATCAAGCAGGTAGAGCAGATGTGTGATGACAGAGGGAGCACACAaggccagaggagcagctggagctctgtCAGGGATCAGATCACCAACACCTTTGTCCTGAGACTCGTGTCCTGTGTTCAGCTTGCCAGCAAACTCTCTCTGCACTACAGT agaGTGACCAGTGACACAGCTTTAACATTTCTGCAATCCATAAAATATTCCTACACTAAACAGGAATTGCTGGAGTCAGAGCTTGCTGTTTTAAACACTCTGCACTTCCACATCAATGTGTCAACCCCCTTGGCCTATGTGGAATTGCTCCTGGAGGTTCTAG GATACAATGGCTGCTTGCTTCCTGCCAAACCCTTAcaccagctgtgtgtgcagctgctggacCTCTGCTACCTGACCAGAGAGACCATCTATGACACCCTGCTGAAGATTGCCATTGAGAACTCCACACCAAGCAAACTGCAGAT AGCCAAGTTTTTAACAGTGAAGGAAGATTTCATGCTCCTGGCTGTTGGAGTCATCAGTACAGGTGTGTTCATCCTGAGCCCCGGGCGCTGGGAGCAG gctgtgGAGCATTTAAACTGCATCACTGGCATCACTCCCCAGAGCATCCTGGAGTTCTCCTACGCCGTGGTGAGGCGCATCGTTGGCAGCACCACCCCCAAGCAGCACCGTGCCACCAAATCTCCTCAGGACAGAATTCCTCTTCAGAAATAG
- the COA3 gene encoding cytochrome c oxidase assembly factor 3 homolog, mitochondrial, with protein sequence MAAPREPGEAAFARRIDPAREPGLSPEQRRLMAQVEYAQRQRALQRRLRSRNVLLALGIGAVTFGIYGYTFYSVSQERFLDELEQEAEAARARARARAEGTAS encoded by the exons atggcggcgccgAGGGAGCCGGGTGAGGCGGCCTTCGCGCGGCGCATCGACCCGGCCCGGGAGCCGGGGCTCAGCCCCGAGCAGCGCCGCCTCATGGCGCAGGTGGAGTACGCCCAGCGCCAGCGCGCCCTGCAGCGCCGGCTCCGCAGCCGCAACGTGCTGCTGGCGCTCGGCATCGGCGCGGTGACGTTTGGCATCT ACGGTTACACCTTCTACTCGGTGTCGCAGGAGCGGTTCCTGgatgagctggagcaggaggcggaggcggcgcgggcgcggGCCCGGGCGCGGGCCGAGGGCACCGCAAGCTGA
- the CNTD1 gene encoding cyclin N-terminal domain-containing protein 1 isoform X1, protein MGTQVPLGGRGRDSGPVFSGVAPEIIEDTLIHLAKENEQYLSELPEQAGCFKETRIVEFIFLLSEKWHLDQSTRYQAVELLERFMIKQVEQMCDDRGSTQGQRSSWSSVRDQITNTFVLRLVSCVQLASKLSLHYSRVTSDTALTFLQSIKYSYTKQELLESELAVLNTLHFHINVSTPLAYVELLLEVLGYNGCLLPAKPLHQLCVQLLDLCYLTRETIYDTLLKIAIENSTPSKLQIAKFLTVKEDFMLLAVGVISTGCGAFKLHHWHHSPEHPGVLLRRGEAHRWQHHPQAAPCHQISSGQNSSSEIEPSCPSSHWPSSRSCHTADNCPCSVSLPSTAQGYLNSVMC, encoded by the exons ATGGGGACTCAGGTGCCCCTGGGAGGCCGGGGCCGTGACTCAGGGCCCGTGTTCAGTGGGGTTGCTCCTGAAATTATCGAGGACACCCTGATCCACTTGGCCAAGGAGAACGAGCAGTACCTGAGCGAGCTGCCCGAGCAGGCTGGGTGTTTCAAAGAGACGCGGATCGTGG AATTTATATTCCTTTTGTCTGAAAAATGGCACTTGGACCAGTCCACACGGTACCAGGCAGTGGAGTTACTTGAACG GTTCATGATCAAGCAGGTAGAGCAGATGTGTGATGACAGAGGGAGCACACAaggccagaggagcagctggagctctgtCAGGGATCAGATCACCAACACCTTTGTCCTGAGACTCGTGTCCTGTGTTCAGCTTGCCAGCAAACTCTCTCTGCACTACAGT agaGTGACCAGTGACACAGCTTTAACATTTCTGCAATCCATAAAATATTCCTACACTAAACAGGAATTGCTGGAGTCAGAGCTTGCTGTTTTAAACACTCTGCACTTCCACATCAATGTGTCAACCCCCTTGGCCTATGTGGAATTGCTCCTGGAGGTTCTAG GATACAATGGCTGCTTGCTTCCTGCCAAACCCTTAcaccagctgtgtgtgcagctgctggacCTCTGCTACCTGACCAGAGAGACCATCTATGACACCCTGCTGAAGATTGCCATTGAGAACTCCACACCAAGCAAACTGCAGAT AGCCAAGTTTTTAACAGTGAAGGAAGATTTCATGCTCCTGGCTGTTGGAGTCATCAGTACAG gctgtgGAGCATTTAAACTGCATCACTGGCATCACTCCCCAGAGCATCCTGGAGTTCTCCTACGCCGTGGTGAGGCGCATCGTTGGCAGCACCACCCCCAAGCAGCACCGTGCCACCAAATCTCCTCAGGACAGAATTCCTCTTCAGAAATAGAACCATCCTGTCCATCCAGTCActggcccagcagcaggagctgtcacACTGCTGACaactgtccctgctctgtgtcactgcccagcacagctcagggttACCTGAATTCTGTCATGTGTTAA